The genomic region GCGGAACATCTGTTTGAACGTTGTCCGCAGCCCTTCAAAAATTGCTCCAATCATGGTTGTGCCAACTCCCTTCTTGAATGACTCGTGTACGCCTCTTGCACACCTTTCGCAAGGCGGAGAAAAAGACCACGAGTATTGCTATCCCAACAGGCCAAAGAATCCCGTATCACGCGCCACCACCGCCAACGCCGTGATGACCACATTCGCCAGCGAAAGCGGCAACAACACTTTCCATCCCAATTGCATCAAGCGGTCGTAGCGCAAACGGGGCAAGGTGGCGCGCATCCAGACGAAGAAGAACATGAACAGAGCCACTTTCAGGAAGAAGTAGAGCACGCCCAACAGCGGAATCTGCTCGGCAAACGGACCGCGCCAGCCGCCCAGGAAGAGCGAAACCGCAACGCCGCTAATTACAATCATGCCGATGTATTCCCCCATGTAGAAGAGGGCGAACTTCATCCCGCTGTATTCGGTGTGGAAACCAGCCACCAATTCCTGTTCGGCTTCCGGCAAGTCGAACGGGGCGCGCTTCGTTTCCGCCAGCATCGTGATAATGAAGATGATGAACGCCAGCGGTTGCATCAGCACGAACCAGCGCCCACCGGCTTGCGCGTTGACGATATCCACCAGGCTGAAGGAGCCCGCCAGCATGACAATCGAAAGCACCGACAGTCCCATCGCCAATTCGTAGGAAATCATCTGCGCTGACGCACGCAAGCCCCCCAGCAAGGCATACTTGTTGTTCGACGCCCAGCCGGCCAACACCACGCTGTACACACCCAGCGATCCCAGCCCCAGGAAGTAGAGCAAGGCAATGTTGATGTCGGCGATGTAGAGGTGAATGGTGCGCCCAAACAGCGTGATGTCGGGACCAAAAGGCAGCACCGCCGCCGCCAGCAACGACGGCACAACCGCCAGCACGGGCGCCAGCAAGTAGAGCACTTTATCGGCTTCGGCGGGGATGATGTCTTCCTTGAAGAAGAGTTTCACCCCATCCGCCAGTGGTTGCAACAAGCCCTCAGGCCCCACACGGTTAGGACCAATGCGCACCTGTAAACGCGCAATCACACGCCGCTCGAACCAGGTCATGTAGGCAAAGCCCGTGAGCAGCACAACCACAACGACGATAATTTTCACAATGGTCTCGATGAAATCGGCCAGCATGGTGCCTCACCTGATTTGTTGTCTCACCTGCGCGTTATGCTTGCGCTCCCTTTTCAAGACGAACCACAGGGGCTTCCAAACCGCCCCCCGTCAAAGCGTTCCATTCAGTACCATCTACGTCCACCGGCACGACGACCACACCCGGCTGCACGCCTTTTCCAATACGCGCAGGGGCTTCAACCTGCACGCCATCGCGTACCAGACGCACGACATCGCCATCCTGCACACCCAGGCGCTCGGCGTCCGCCGCGCTCAACACCACTTCGGGGCGTGCACGGCGCTGGTCAAGCAAGGTGCTGCGGCGAATGAGCGTGCCGTTATCATAGAGCCGCGTTTGCGGCACCACGCGGAAGCCTTCGGCATCCTCCACTGCTTGCAAATCATGCCAGCGCAACGCAAACTTTGGCCGCCGCGCTTCGGCTTCCACTTCCCACTGCCGCCCAAACCAGGAGTTGAGCGTCGCCGTGCCCGTGTAGATGTGGTGGCGGTCGGCGGTCGTGCTCCACACAACCGGCTCGCCTTCGAGATTGTCATAGGTCATCTTCTTGTAGCGTTTGACCTGCTTGGCAATCTCCTGCATCACATCATCGGCGAGCGTATAAAGCGGCCAGGCCGCATCAAAACGCGACGCCAATTGCGCCAAAATCCACCAGTCGGGCATAGCGTCGCCCGGCGGTTCCAACGCTTCATCGAAACGCTGGACACGGCGTTCATAGGACGTGTAAGTCCCATCGCGTTCGGCAAACGCCGCCGCCGGCAACACCACATCCGCCAGTTGCGCCGTCTCCGTCAGGAAGAGGTCTTGCACGACCAGGAAGTCGAGGTTTTCAAGCACGGCACGGCTCGACGGGCGGTCGCGCACGGGGTCGGCGGCCATGATGTACATGGCTTTGAGCCCGGCGGCGCCGGTCAACATGGCGTCAATGTCAGCGCCAATGGCTTCAGCAGGTTCATAGCCGGGCAACAAGTGCGGCAACACGCCCATATCGTTCGCGCCCTGCGTGTTGTTGTGCGGCCAGAGCGCCACCAACCCGCTGTTGGGTTGCCCTGCTTTACCGGTTGCCGTCAGCAACGCAACCACAGCATCCACCAGCGTTGTCGCGTTCACACCAGCCCCCACCAGGGCTTCGCGCCCCACCATCACCACCAGGTGCTCGGCGGAAGCAATCGCCTCGGCGGCGGCTTCAACCGCTTCGGCGGTGAGCCCGGCTTGCGCCAGCAAGTCTTCTTGCGAAAGCGCTTCAAGCGCGGCGAGCACGTCATCTTTGCCGTCGAGTTTCTTGTATGCGCCAAAAGGTTCATCCAGGCGCGCAAGCACCGCTTTCAGCAACGCCACCACCGCGTGGGCTTCGCCGCCGACGCGATAGTCGAGCGTGTGTGTGGCTTCGGCATGTTCTTTGACGCGGCGTGCTTGCGCCACCACCACATGTGCGCCACTGCGGCGCGCCTTGCGCACACGCAAGTAGGTGACCGGCTGGGCTTCGTTGACATCCGTCCCCAGCATGAGAATGGTTGCGCCTTTGCCCAGCGCATTCAGGTTCGACTCGCTGGTCAGCCCCACTTCGGCAACAGCCTGTTCGATACCCGTGCCCACCGGCCAGGCAATGCGGTGGTCAATGTTCGGCGACCCCAGCACATCGCGGAACAGTTTTACAAAGAGGTACAAATCTTCATTGGCGGCGCGCCCACCGGCAATACCACCCACCGCCAACGGTCCCTCGGTCGCAATCACCGCCGAAAGCCGATTGGCGACGTAGTCCAACGCTTCGGGCCAGGTGGCTTCGCGGAATTGCCCATCTTCGCCCTTGATGAGCGGCGTGGTCAACCGGTCTTCGGCGCGCACAAAGTGGTGCCCAAAGCGCCCCTTGTCGCACATCCAGATTTCGTTCACCCACTCGTTTTGGCGCGGCATAATGCGCTTGATATCGCCCGCGCGTTCGCCAATGACAATGTTGCACCCCACGGGGCAGTGCGGGCAGACGCTCGGCACATTGTTGAGCTCCCACACACGCGCCTTGAAGCGGAAATCTTCGGTCGTCAACGCGCCAACCGGGCAAATGTCGGTTGTGTTCCCGCTGAAATACGAATCAAACGGGACATCGCTCACGCTCACAATGTGTTGCCCACGCCCACGGTCGGCAAAATCGAGCACGGGGTCGTTGGCAATCTCATCGCAGAAGCGAATACAGCGCGAGCAGTAGATACAGCGTTCCCGGTCGAGCCAGATGAGTTCGCTCAGCGGGATGGGCTTTTCAAAGTGCAGTTTGTAGGGTTTATAGAAGCGGCTCAGGTCGGGCCCATAGGCGAACGTGAGGTCTTGCAATGGGCACTCGCCGCCTTTGTCGCAGACCGGGCAGTCAAGCGGGTGGCTTGTCAGCAAGAATTCGAGCGTCCCCCGCCATGCATCCTGCACTTCGGGAATGTTGACCTCAACGTGCATGCCCTCGGTAATCGGCGTCGTACACCCGGTCATCAAGCGCGGGAACCAACGAATGACGGGGTTGCCGTTTTCGTCCAATTCCAGCTCGCCCGTGCGTGTGCGCGCAGGCGTGCCGACGCGCACCAGACACATGCGGCACATCCCCACCGGCGTCAACTTGGAATGGTGGCAAAAGACGGGGATTTCGATACCAGCCGCCTTCGCCGCCTCGACAATTGGGGTACCGGCGGGCGCTTGAACGGGTTGTCCATCAATGTAAATGGTAACAAGGTTTTGTTCGCTCATGGCACTCTCTGTTCCATTGACCATGTCTTGTTCTAAGACCGTTGCTCGGTTTGGAGAACCGGAATATCTTTCGCGTGCACGTACATTTCATCGCCAAAGTACTTGTACACCGCCTGTACCACACCACGCGAAGACTCACCCAGCGGGCAGAAGCATTTGTTCGTCATCTGGTCGCTCACCTGCTTCAACAATTCAATATCGGTGCGTGTCCCACGCCCGCTGACAATACGGGTGAGCAACATCTTTTGCCAGTAGGTCCCTTCGCGGCATGGGCTGCACTTCCCACACGATTCATGGCGATAGAAGGCCACCATCTTGTAGGTGAGCCACGCCATATCCGTGTGGTCGTCAATCACAATCACGCCGCCAGAGCCCCCCATCGAGCCAACAGCGGCCAAGTCGTCGAACGTCAGCGGGGTATCGAGGTGTTCTTCGGTCAAAATCGGCGCCGAAACACCGCCGGGAATGAAGGCTTTGAAGCCACGCCCTTTCCAGATACCGCCCGCATGCTCAAAAATGAGTTCGCGTGCGGTCACATTGGTGGGCAGCTCGTACAAGCCGGGGCGCACCACATGCCCGCTGACGCCGTAAATACGCGTGCCGGGGTTCTTTTCGGTGCCCCACTGGCGATACCAATCGGCCCCATGGCGCAAAATACCCGGCAAGTTGGAGAGCGTTTCCACGTTGTTGATGACGGTCGGCTTGCGCCACAAGCCTTCAACAGCCGGAAACGGCGGCTTCAAGCGAGGTTGTCCCAAATAGCCTTCGATACTGTTCAATTGCGCCGTTTCTTCCCCACAAATGTAAGCGCCGGCTTCGCGGTGCAGGTGAATTTTCAGACTGAAACCAGTCCCCTGAATGTTTTCACCCAGCCAGCCGTGGGCTTCGGCATCCGCAATGGCTTTCTGCAACTGCGCGGCGGCATAGGTGAACTCGCCGCGGTGGTAAATGTATGCGGTACTGGCTTGAATAGCGTACGCGGCGATGATAATCCCTTCGATGAGCTGGTGCGGGTTGTTTTCGACAATCTCGCGGTCCTTGAACGTCCCCGGTTCCCCTTCGGCAAAGTTGCAAACCAGGTATTTGGGGAACACATCTTTGGGCACAAAGCCCCATTTGACGCCGGTGGGGAACCCTGCACCACCACGCCCACGCAAGCCG from Ardenticatena maritima harbors:
- the nuoH gene encoding NADH-quinone oxidoreductase subunit NuoH, whose amino-acid sequence is MLADFIETIVKIIVVVVVLLTGFAYMTWFERRVIARLQVRIGPNRVGPEGLLQPLADGVKLFFKEDIIPAEADKVLYLLAPVLAVVPSLLAAAVLPFGPDITLFGRTIHLYIADINIALLYFLGLGSLGVYSVVLAGWASNNKYALLGGLRASAQMISYELAMGLSVLSIVMLAGSFSLVDIVNAQAGGRWFVLMQPLAFIIFIITMLAETKRAPFDLPEAEQELVAGFHTEYSGMKFALFYMGEYIGMIVISGVAVSLFLGGWRGPFAEQIPLLGVLYFFLKVALFMFFFVWMRATLPRLRYDRLMQLGWKVLLPLSLANVVITALAVVARDTGFFGLLG
- the nuoG gene encoding NADH-quinone oxidoreductase subunit NuoG; its protein translation is MSEQNLVTIYIDGQPVQAPAGTPIVEAAKAAGIEIPVFCHHSKLTPVGMCRMCLVRVGTPARTRTGELELDENGNPVIRWFPRLMTGCTTPITEGMHVEVNIPEVQDAWRGTLEFLLTSHPLDCPVCDKGGECPLQDLTFAYGPDLSRFYKPYKLHFEKPIPLSELIWLDRERCIYCSRCIRFCDEIANDPVLDFADRGRGQHIVSVSDVPFDSYFSGNTTDICPVGALTTEDFRFKARVWELNNVPSVCPHCPVGCNIVIGERAGDIKRIMPRQNEWVNEIWMCDKGRFGHHFVRAEDRLTTPLIKGEDGQFREATWPEALDYVANRLSAVIATEGPLAVGGIAGGRAANEDLYLFVKLFRDVLGSPNIDHRIAWPVGTGIEQAVAEVGLTSESNLNALGKGATILMLGTDVNEAQPVTYLRVRKARRSGAHVVVAQARRVKEHAEATHTLDYRVGGEAHAVVALLKAVLARLDEPFGAYKKLDGKDDVLAALEALSQEDLLAQAGLTAEAVEAAAEAIASAEHLVVMVGREALVGAGVNATTLVDAVVALLTATGKAGQPNSGLVALWPHNNTQGANDMGVLPHLLPGYEPAEAIGADIDAMLTGAAGLKAMYIMAADPVRDRPSSRAVLENLDFLVVQDLFLTETAQLADVVLPAAAFAERDGTYTSYERRVQRFDEALEPPGDAMPDWWILAQLASRFDAAWPLYTLADDVMQEIAKQVKRYKKMTYDNLEGEPVVWSTTADRHHIYTGTATLNSWFGRQWEVEAEARRPKFALRWHDLQAVEDAEGFRVVPQTRLYDNGTLIRRSTLLDQRRARPEVVLSAADAERLGVQDGDVVRLVRDGVQVEAPARIGKGVQPGVVVVPVDVDGTEWNALTGGGLEAPVVRLEKGAQA
- the nuoF gene encoding NADH-quinone oxidoreductase subunit NuoF, coding for MEQVYLLLRHREIPNIDQYDVYVAHGGYEGLKAALEKSPDEVIDIVKQSGLRGRGGAGFPTGVKWGFVPKDVFPKYLVCNFAEGEPGTFKDREIVENNPHQLIEGIIIAAYAIQASTAYIYHRGEFTYAAAQLQKAIADAEAHGWLGENIQGTGFSLKIHLHREAGAYICGEETAQLNSIEGYLGQPRLKPPFPAVEGLWRKPTVINNVETLSNLPGILRHGADWYRQWGTEKNPGTRIYGVSGHVVRPGLYELPTNVTARELIFEHAGGIWKGRGFKAFIPGGVSAPILTEEHLDTPLTFDDLAAVGSMGGSGGVIVIDDHTDMAWLTYKMVAFYRHESCGKCSPCREGTYWQKMLLTRIVSGRGTRTDIELLKQVSDQMTNKCFCPLGESSRGVVQAVYKYFGDEMYVHAKDIPVLQTEQRS